Proteins found in one Timaviella obliquedivisa GSE-PSE-MK23-08B genomic segment:
- the nusG gene encoding transcription termination/antitermination protein NusG has translation MVFASDESENSLMLSEEEVAELTSKGARWYAVQVASGCENRVKMNLEQRIETLDVANRIFQIEIPQTPILKPTKAGKPKESNEKVFPGYVLVRMIMDDESWQVVKNTPNVINFVGAEQKRRYGRGRGHVTPVPLGAGEVDRIFKQALEQKPLVKFDMATGDKVIVLNGPFKDFEGEVIEVTPERGKLKALLSIFGRDTPVELEFNQVQKQS, from the coding sequence ATGGTTTTTGCATCAGATGAATCTGAAAATAGTTTGATGTTGTCTGAGGAGGAAGTTGCAGAACTTACCTCCAAAGGCGCACGTTGGTATGCAGTCCAGGTTGCCTCTGGCTGTGAAAATCGGGTCAAGATGAATTTGGAACAGCGAATTGAAACTCTAGATGTGGCAAATCGCATTTTCCAAATTGAAATTCCCCAAACCCCAATCCTCAAGCCCACTAAGGCGGGTAAGCCCAAGGAAAGCAATGAAAAAGTTTTCCCTGGCTATGTTCTCGTTCGTATGATTATGGACGATGAATCTTGGCAAGTCGTCAAGAACACGCCTAATGTCATTAACTTTGTTGGAGCCGAGCAAAAGCGACGCTATGGCAGAGGTCGAGGACACGTGACTCCCGTTCCCCTGGGTGCAGGTGAGGTCGATCGCATCTTCAAACAAGCATTGGAACAGAAGCCTCTAGTCAAATTTGATATGGCTACGGGTGACAAGGTAATAGTGTTAAACGGTCCCTTTAAGGACTTTGAGGGTGAGGTGATTGAGGTCACTCCTGAGCGCGGCAAGCTCAAGGCACTTCTTTCCATTTTTGGCAGAGACACGCCCGTAGAGTTGGAATTTAACCAGGTTCAGAAACAGAGCTAA
- the rplK gene encoding 50S ribosomal protein L11: MAKKVVAIIKLAITAGKANPAPPIGPALGQHGVNIMMFCKEYNARTMDQAGLVIPVEISVFEDRSFTFILKTPPASVLICKAAGIERGSGEPNKTKVGSITQAQLQEIAQTKLPDLNANDIEAAMKIVAGTARNMGVSIV; encoded by the coding sequence ATGGCAAAAAAAGTTGTAGCAATTATTAAACTAGCAATCACTGCTGGTAAAGCGAACCCGGCTCCTCCCATTGGTCCTGCCTTGGGTCAGCACGGGGTCAACATCATGATGTTCTGCAAAGAATATAATGCCCGCACCATGGATCAGGCGGGTCTTGTCATTCCAGTAGAAATCTCGGTATTTGAAGACCGCAGTTTCACGTTTATTCTCAAAACACCGCCTGCATCTGTGCTGATTTGCAAAGCAGCAGGCATTGAACGCGGTTCGGGCGAACCCAACAAAACGAAGGTGGGTTCCATTACTCAGGCTCAGCTTCAAGAGATCGCTCAGACCAAGCTGCCTGACCTTAACGCAAACGATATTGAAGCTGCAATGAAAATTGTCGCTGGAACTGCCCGTAACATGGGTGTTTCCATCGTTTAA
- the rplA gene encoding 50S ribosomal protein L1: MAKKVSRRLQELQKKVEERTYQPLEALTLLKETATAKFVESAEAHIRLGIDPKYSDQQIRTTVALPKGTGQVTRVAVIARGEKVTEATNAGADLSGSEELIEDIAKGMMDFDVLIATPDMMPQVAKLGRQLGPRGLMPSPKGGTVTFDVAQAISEFKAGKLEFRADRTGIVHVLFGKASFSEDDLLTNLKALQETIDRNRPSGAKGRFWRTMYISSTMGPSIELDINALRDLKTDAN; encoded by the coding sequence ATGGCTAAAAAAGTATCCCGTCGATTGCAAGAATTGCAGAAGAAGGTCGAAGAGCGAACCTATCAGCCTTTAGAAGCTTTAACTTTGCTGAAAGAAACTGCAACGGCCAAGTTTGTAGAATCGGCTGAAGCGCATATCCGTCTTGGTATTGACCCTAAGTACAGCGACCAACAGATCAGAACGACTGTGGCGTTGCCTAAAGGTACAGGGCAGGTGACCCGAGTTGCTGTGATTGCTAGAGGCGAAAAGGTCACAGAAGCGACGAACGCTGGAGCAGATCTCTCAGGCTCGGAAGAGTTGATTGAGGATATTGCTAAAGGCATGATGGATTTTGATGTGCTGATTGCTACGCCCGACATGATGCCTCAGGTGGCAAAGTTGGGTCGTCAACTAGGGCCTCGTGGATTAATGCCTTCTCCTAAGGGTGGTACCGTTACCTTTGATGTGGCGCAAGCTATTTCTGAGTTCAAAGCTGGTAAGCTGGAGTTCCGGGCTGACCGAACAGGTATTGTTCATGTTTTGTTTGGCAAGGCTTCTTTCTCAGAAGATGATTTGCTGACTAACCTGAAGGCGTTGCAGGAAACGATCGATCGCAATCGCCCTTCAGGAGCAAAGGGCCGTTTTTGGCGGACGATGTATATCTCGTCAACTATGGGACCTTCTATTGAGCTAGACATTAATGCTCTCCGCGACCTGAAGACTGACGCTAACTAA
- the rplJ gene encoding 50S ribosomal protein L10, translating into MGRTLEEKKGTVSDLKETLSHAQLAVVIDYKGLTVAEMTDLRNRLRPKGGQCKIAKNTLMKIAIAGDKKWETMSPLCKDSAAFLLIGEDIGGALKAYQEFQKVSKKSTIMGGAMEGKILSEDQVKAIADLPSKEQLMAQIAGALNAVTAKIAIGINQVPSGLARALQAVADKEQ; encoded by the coding sequence ATGGGTAGAACGCTAGAAGAGAAGAAAGGCACTGTGTCTGATCTCAAGGAAACTTTGAGTCATGCTCAGTTGGCAGTGGTTATTGACTATAAAGGTCTAACCGTTGCTGAAATGACCGACTTGCGCAATCGTCTCCGCCCCAAAGGTGGACAATGCAAGATTGCTAAGAACACGCTGATGAAGATTGCGATCGCGGGTGACAAAAAATGGGAAACCATGTCGCCCCTTTGCAAAGATTCTGCCGCATTCTTACTAATCGGCGAAGACATTGGTGGTGCCCTCAAGGCTTACCAAGAGTTCCAAAAAGTCTCCAAAAAATCCACCATTATGGGTGGCGCTATGGAGGGCAAGATTCTGAGCGAAGACCAGGTTAAGGCGATCGCTGACCTGCCTTCTAAAGAGCAACTCATGGCACAAATTGCGGGTGCCCTCAATGCTGTTACCGCCAAGATTGCCATTGGCATCAATCAAGTGCCTTCTGGTTTAGCAAGAGCGCTGCAAGCGGTTGCTGACAAAGAGCAGTAA
- the rplL gene encoding 50S ribosomal protein L7/L12 gives MSTKTDSILEELKTLTLLEASELVKGIEEAFGVSAAAPVGGMMMAAAPGAPAEEVEEQTEFNVVLEEVPADKKISVLKAVRELTGLGLKEAKDLVESTPKAVKEGIAKEAAEEAKKALETAGGKASIK, from the coding sequence ATGTCTACTAAAACTGATTCCATTCTTGAAGAACTAAAGACTCTGACTCTACTCGAAGCCTCTGAACTGGTTAAAGGCATCGAAGAAGCCTTCGGCGTTAGTGCTGCGGCTCCTGTTGGCGGCATGATGATGGCTGCGGCTCCAGGTGCTCCGGCTGAAGAAGTTGAAGAGCAGACCGAATTTAATGTTGTCCTTGAAGAAGTGCCTGCTGATAAGAAGATTTCCGTTCTAAAGGCAGTTCGTGAATTAACTGGCTTAGGCTTGAAAGAAGCCAAAGATTTGGTGGAATCCACACCTAAGGCTGTTAAAGAAGGCATTGCTAAAGAGGCGGCTGAGGAAGCTAAGAAAGCCCTCGAAACCGCAGGCGGTAAAGCTTCTATTAAGTAA